The Desulfovulcanus ferrireducens genome includes a region encoding these proteins:
- a CDS encoding cytochrome b/b6 domain-containing protein → MEKIYLYTRFERFWHWAQALLIILLALTGFEIHSSYTLFGFEKAFEIHNFCAWAWLILYAFIVFWILTTGEWRQYVPTFQKLFQVAKYYVSGIFKGEPHPVPKSKRTKHNPLQRLTYLAIVSFLVPYQIITGFIYYYYNQWPEWGINLSLKTIAFLHTAGAFAMVTFVIVHIYMTTTGHTIFAHIKAMFTGWEEVEDITAVPKWEIKTKS, encoded by the coding sequence ATGGAAAAAATATATCTCTATACCAGGTTTGAACGTTTCTGGCATTGGGCTCAGGCCCTGCTGATTATCCTTCTGGCTTTAACCGGCTTTGAAATCCATTCTTCATATACCCTGTTTGGCTTTGAAAAGGCATTTGAAATCCACAATTTCTGTGCTTGGGCCTGGCTAATTCTCTATGCTTTTATTGTTTTCTGGATATTAACTACGGGAGAGTGGCGCCAATATGTGCCAACTTTTCAAAAACTATTTCAAGTAGCCAAATATTATGTATCTGGAATCTTCAAGGGCGAACCACATCCAGTGCCCAAAAGTAAACGCACAAAACACAACCCTTTGCAGAGACTGACCTATCTGGCCATTGTCTCCTTTCTTGTTCCTTACCAAATCATAACGGGCTTTATCTATTACTATTACAATCAATGGCCTGAATGGGGTATCAATTTAAGTCTGAAAACAATTGCCTTCTTGCATACAGCCGGAGCCTTTGCCATGGTCACCTTCGTTATTGTCCACATCTATATGACCACTACCGGACACACCATCTTTGCCCATATAAAGGCCATGTTTACCGGTTGGGAGGAAGTAGAAGACATCACTGCTGTACCCAAATGGGAAATCAAGACCAAATCTTGA